Proteins encoded within one genomic window of Amycolatopsis sp. 2-15:
- the hutU gene encoding urocanate hydratase: MSRTVRAARGTQLTAKSWQTEAALRMFHNNLDPEVAERPEDLVVYGGTGKAARNWPSFDAITRELTILDNDETLLVQSGKPVGVFRTHEWAPRVLIANSNLVGDWATWPEFRRLEQQGLTMYGQMTAGSWIYIGTQGILQGTYETFAAVAKKKFGGTLRGTLTVTAGLGGMGGAQPLAVTMNDGVALVIECDPQRAHRRVETRYLDEVADDLNDAIKRVTTAKKERRPLSVAVVGNAAEVLPELLRRGVEVDIVTDQTSAHDPLSYLPKGVSVDDWQDYAAKKPDEFTDRSRESMADHVNAMLGFLDAGAEVFDYGNSLRGEAKLGGCERAFDFPGFVPAYIRPLFCEGNGPFRWAALSGDPEDIAATDRAMLELFPENESLARWIKMAGERVAFQGLPARICWLGYGERHLAGLRFNEMVASGELKAPVVIGRDHLDSGSVASPYRETEAMADGSDAIADWPLLNALVNTASGASWVSIHHGGGVGMGRSIHAGQVSVADGTALAAQKLERVLKNDPGMGVIRHVDAGYDDAAEVADERGVRIPMRDNA; this comes from the coding sequence ATGTCTCGCACCGTCCGTGCCGCTCGCGGCACCCAGCTCACCGCGAAGTCGTGGCAGACCGAAGCCGCGCTGCGGATGTTCCACAACAACCTCGACCCCGAGGTCGCCGAGCGTCCCGAGGACCTGGTCGTCTACGGCGGCACTGGCAAGGCCGCCCGCAACTGGCCGAGCTTCGACGCGATCACGCGCGAACTGACCATTTTGGACAATGACGAGACGCTGCTCGTGCAGTCGGGCAAGCCGGTCGGCGTGTTCCGCACGCACGAGTGGGCGCCGCGCGTGCTGATCGCGAACTCGAACCTGGTGGGCGACTGGGCGACCTGGCCCGAGTTCCGCCGCCTGGAGCAGCAGGGTCTCACGATGTACGGCCAGATGACGGCCGGTTCCTGGATCTACATCGGCACGCAGGGCATCCTGCAGGGCACCTACGAGACGTTCGCCGCCGTCGCGAAGAAGAAGTTCGGTGGCACTCTGCGCGGCACGCTCACCGTGACCGCCGGGCTCGGCGGCATGGGTGGCGCGCAGCCGCTTGCGGTGACCATGAACGACGGCGTAGCGCTCGTGATCGAATGCGATCCGCAGCGCGCGCACCGCCGCGTCGAGACGCGTTATCTCGACGAGGTGGCCGACGACCTCAACGACGCCATCAAGCGCGTCACCACCGCGAAGAAGGAGCGGCGGCCGCTGTCGGTGGCCGTGGTCGGCAACGCCGCGGAGGTGCTGCCGGAGCTGCTGCGCCGCGGTGTCGAGGTCGACATCGTGACCGACCAGACGTCGGCACACGACCCGCTGTCGTACCTGCCCAAGGGCGTCAGCGTGGACGACTGGCAGGACTACGCGGCCAAGAAGCCCGACGAGTTCACCGACCGCTCGCGCGAGTCCATGGCCGACCACGTGAACGCCATGCTCGGCTTCCTCGACGCCGGCGCCGAGGTCTTCGACTACGGCAACTCCCTGCGCGGCGAGGCGAAGCTCGGCGGCTGCGAGCGCGCGTTCGACTTCCCCGGCTTCGTGCCTGCCTATATCCGCCCGCTGTTCTGCGAGGGCAACGGCCCGTTCCGCTGGGCGGCGCTCTCGGGTGACCCCGAGGACATCGCGGCCACCGACCGCGCGATGCTGGAACTGTTCCCGGAGAACGAGTCCCTGGCGCGCTGGATCAAGATGGCCGGCGAGCGCGTGGCGTTCCAGGGCCTGCCGGCGCGGATCTGCTGGCTCGGCTACGGCGAGCGCCACCTCGCAGGACTGCGGTTCAACGAGATGGTGGCGAGCGGTGAGCTCAAGGCGCCCGTGGTGATCGGGCGTGACCACCTCGACTCCGGCAGCGTCGCCTCGCCGTACCGCGAGACCGAGGCCATGGCCGACGGCTCCGACGCGATCGCCGACTGGCCGCTGCTCAACGCGCTGGTCAACACCGCGTCGGGCGCGAGCTGGGTGTCGATCCACCACGGTGGTGGCGTCGGCATGGGCCGCTCGATCCACGCGGGCCAGGTCAGCGTCGCCGACGGCACGGCGCTGGCCGCGCAGAAGCTCGAGCGCGTGCTGAAGAACGACCCGGGCATGGGAGTGATCCGCCACGTCGACGCCGGTTACGACGACGCGGCCGAGGTCGCCGACGAGCGTGGTGTGCGCATTCCCATGCGGGACAACGCGTGA
- the hutH gene encoding histidine ammonia-lyase: MPEPVLLGSKPMTASDVVDVVRQHAHVGLTEAAEKNLAATRQHIEDLAHATSPTYGVSTGFGALATRHIPVESRTALQRSLIRSHAAGAGPAVEAEVVRSLMVLRLRTLASGYTGVRPETAQALAGLLNAGITPVVHEFGSLGCSGDLAPLAAIALALMGEGEVDHEGERKPAADALRAAGITPVVLAEKEGLALTNGTDGMLGMLLLAAADLHNLLDVADLTAAMSVEALLGTDRAFAADLQALRPHPGQAASAARMFAALQGSKIVESHRGPDCNRVQDAYSLRCAPQVHGAARDTLTHAELVADRELRSAVDNPVVLADGRVESNGNFHGAPVAYVLDFLAIPVADVASIAERRTDRMLDKARSAGLPPFLAHDPGVDSGHMIAQYTQAAVVSELKRLAVPASVDSIPSSAMQEDHVSMGWSAARKLRKAVEGLNTVLAIELLTAARALDFRAPLEPSPVTGAVRDLLRTKVEGPGPDRHLAPEIAAAEELVRSGAVLAAARLEV, from the coding sequence ATGCCGGAACCAGTGCTCTTGGGCTCGAAGCCGATGACCGCGTCCGACGTCGTCGACGTCGTCCGCCAACACGCGCACGTCGGGCTCACCGAGGCGGCCGAGAAGAACCTCGCCGCCACCCGCCAGCACATCGAGGACCTCGCGCACGCGACCTCGCCCACGTATGGCGTCTCGACGGGCTTCGGCGCGCTCGCGACGCGCCACATCCCCGTGGAGAGCCGCACCGCGCTGCAACGGAGCCTCATCCGCTCGCACGCCGCGGGCGCGGGGCCGGCGGTGGAGGCGGAGGTCGTGCGCTCGCTGATGGTGCTGCGCTTGCGGACGCTCGCGAGCGGCTACACCGGCGTGCGGCCGGAGACGGCGCAAGCGCTTGCGGGCCTGCTCAACGCAGGGATCACGCCGGTTGTCCACGAGTTCGGCTCGCTCGGCTGCTCGGGTGACCTTGCGCCGCTGGCGGCGATCGCGCTCGCGCTGATGGGCGAAGGCGAAGTGGACCACGAGGGTGAGCGCAAACCCGCCGCCGACGCCCTGCGCGCGGCCGGCATCACGCCCGTCGTGCTTGCGGAAAAGGAAGGTCTCGCGCTCACCAACGGCACCGACGGCATGCTCGGCATGTTGCTGCTCGCGGCCGCCGACCTGCACAACCTGCTGGACGTTGCGGACCTCACCGCGGCGATGAGCGTCGAGGCGCTGCTGGGCACCGACCGGGCCTTCGCCGCCGACCTGCAGGCGCTGCGGCCGCACCCCGGCCAGGCCGCCAGCGCCGCGCGGATGTTCGCGGCGCTGCAGGGCTCGAAGATCGTCGAAAGCCACCGCGGGCCCGACTGCAACCGCGTGCAGGACGCGTACTCGCTGCGCTGCGCCCCACAGGTCCACGGCGCCGCGCGCGACACGCTCACGCACGCCGAGCTCGTGGCTGACCGCGAGCTGCGGTCCGCCGTGGACAATCCCGTGGTGCTGGCCGACGGCCGCGTCGAGTCCAACGGCAACTTCCACGGCGCGCCCGTGGCCTACGTGCTCGACTTCCTCGCGATCCCGGTCGCCGACGTCGCCAGCATCGCCGAGCGGCGCACCGACCGGATGCTCGACAAAGCGCGCTCGGCCGGCCTGCCGCCGTTCCTCGCGCACGACCCGGGTGTGGACTCCGGGCACATGATCGCGCAGTACACGCAGGCCGCGGTGGTCAGCGAGCTGAAGCGGCTCGCGGTGCCGGCGTCGGTCGACTCCATCCCGAGCAGCGCGATGCAGGAGGACCACGTCTCCATGGGCTGGTCCGCGGCGCGCAAGCTGCGCAAGGCTGTCGAAGGCCTGAACACGGTGCTGGCGATCGAGCTGCTCACCGCCGCCCGTGCGCTCGACTTCCGCGCTCCGCTCGAACCGTCGCCCGTCACCGGCGCGGTGCGCGACCTGCTCCGCACGAAGGTCGAGGGCCCGGGCCCCGACCGGCACCTGGCGCCCGAGATCGCGGCCGCCGAAGAACTCGTCCGTTCCGGCGCCGTCCTGGCCGCCGCCCGTCTGGAGGTCTGA
- a CDS encoding aldo/keto reductase: METSSLGDSGVEVTGFVYGAGSIGGIGGAAATRGLGIDTADGLRRLSEAYDLGIRTIDTADSYGGGESERTAGRWLAEQPRDDVVVLTKVGGRVRPDQTDVDLSGPHVERQLAESIRRLGRVDLYLSHAPDPRTPIEETLTAFAAAREAGLIRDYGVSNVDAALLDAILDIAAKRSLPRPVCVQNGLSLLNRADERDLLPLAAAEGIGYLAYSPLAGGVLSDRYLDGAAPAPGSRIALAGDRYYSGMHSAENLTRVAALRDLARQNEISTAGLALAWLLAHPAVTAPVVSPSTDTQWEAVREAAGADLDDTVFAAVSAVFS; the protein is encoded by the coding sequence GTGGAAACGTCTTCGCTCGGTGACTCCGGGGTCGAGGTCACCGGGTTCGTCTACGGCGCCGGTTCCATCGGAGGCATCGGTGGCGCGGCGGCCACCCGGGGGTTGGGAATCGACACCGCGGACGGGCTGCGCCGGCTCAGCGAGGCCTACGACCTGGGGATTCGCACCATCGACACCGCCGACAGCTACGGCGGTGGCGAGAGCGAGCGCACGGCCGGGCGCTGGCTGGCCGAGCAGCCGCGGGACGACGTGGTCGTGCTGACCAAGGTGGGCGGCCGGGTGCGGCCCGATCAGACGGACGTCGACCTGTCCGGGCCGCACGTCGAACGGCAGCTGGCGGAGAGCATCCGGCGCCTGGGCCGCGTTGACCTCTACCTGTCCCACGCGCCCGATCCGCGAACGCCGATCGAGGAGACGCTCACCGCGTTCGCCGCCGCGCGGGAAGCGGGGCTGATCCGCGATTACGGCGTGAGCAACGTCGATGCGGCGCTGCTGGACGCCATCCTGGACATCGCCGCGAAGAGGTCACTGCCTCGCCCGGTGTGCGTCCAGAATGGACTCAGCCTGCTCAATCGCGCGGACGAACGCGACCTGCTGCCGCTGGCCGCCGCGGAGGGCATCGGGTACCTGGCCTACTCACCCCTCGCGGGCGGCGTGCTCTCCGACCGGTATCTCGACGGAGCCGCGCCCGCACCCGGGAGTCGCATCGCCCTCGCCGGAGACCGGTACTACTCGGGCATGCACTCGGCGGAAAATCTCACCCGGGTCGCAGCGCTGCGGGACCTCGCCCGGCAGAACGAAATCAGCACGGCCGGGTTGGCGCTCGCCTGGCTGCTTGCGCATCCGGCGGTGACGGCGCCGGTCGTCTCGCCCAGCACCGACACCCAGTGGGAGGCGGTCCGCGAGGCCGCCGGCGCGGACCTCGACGACACCGTGTTCGCCGCGGTCTCGGCCGTCTTCAGCTGA
- a CDS encoding IclR family transcriptional regulator, producing MSSSDVPALRNGLAVLQLLASHAGPVSAATVARDLHLPRSTTYHLLNELVAAGFVAHLPAERRYGLGIAAFELGSAYLRHDPLERLAAPLLRKLVDRVGHTAHLGVLHGNESLYLIKERPARPETLVTDVGVRLPGQLTASGRAILNHLPAAHVRALFPMAASFVLRTRRGPDSLAALRRTLAAERRLGWAVEDGHVTDGFASVAAPVFDHGARPMASISVTLRHLCPDDGPCGETFPEFAAAVAETAAELTSRIGGTVPQ from the coding sequence GTGAGCAGTTCGGACGTGCCCGCCCTGCGCAACGGTCTCGCCGTGCTGCAGCTACTCGCGAGCCACGCCGGTCCGGTGTCCGCCGCGACCGTCGCCAGGGACCTGCATCTCCCGCGGTCGACGACGTACCACCTGCTCAACGAGCTCGTCGCCGCCGGTTTCGTCGCCCACCTGCCGGCCGAACGCCGCTACGGCCTCGGGATCGCCGCGTTCGAGCTCGGGTCGGCGTACCTGCGCCACGACCCGCTCGAACGGCTGGCCGCGCCGCTGCTGCGCAAGCTCGTGGACCGCGTCGGCCACACCGCGCACCTGGGTGTGCTGCACGGGAACGAGTCGCTGTACCTGATCAAGGAGCGACCGGCGCGGCCGGAAACGCTGGTCACCGACGTCGGCGTGCGGCTGCCCGGGCAGCTCACGGCGTCGGGCCGGGCGATCCTGAACCACCTGCCGGCCGCCCACGTCCGGGCGCTGTTCCCGATGGCGGCGTCGTTCGTGCTCCGGACCCGGCGTGGGCCGGATTCGCTCGCCGCGCTGCGCCGGACGTTGGCAGCGGAACGGCGACTGGGCTGGGCGGTCGAGGACGGTCACGTGACGGACGGCTTCGCCTCTGTCGCAGCGCCCGTGTTCGACCACGGGGCGCGGCCGATGGCGTCGATTTCCGTGACACTGCGGCATCTTTGCCCTGACGACGGGCCGTGCGGCGAGACGTTTCCGGAGTTCGCGGCTGCGGTTGCCGAGACGGCCGCGGAGCTGACGAGCCGGATCGGCGGCACCGTTCCGCAGTGA
- the ggt gene encoding gamma-glutamyltransferase, which produces MRRRRTLTVLLAVGVAAGVAVPAAEAQPQQGGKQPVAEGYGGAVVSDTVESTQAGIDVLRKGGTAADAAVAVASTLGVTDPYVAGPGGGGYFVYYDAKTKRVSTIDGRETTPTADGSDMFVDPATGKAYDFETAVESGRSVGVPGMLATWQRALQRWGKFSLADNLKPAVQVADRGFVVNQEFASETASLKDKLSHFAPSAKLFLPGGEAPKVGSVFRNPDLADTYRQISRQGIGAFYGGSVGRDLVKTVQNPPVAKGAPIKPMSGPMQLSDLRAYRALDGSPTRVNYRGYDVYGMAPSSSGGITVGESLNILGNYNLSKMDRTQALHHYLEASRLAFADRNRYIGDSRYVKVPQQQLLSKQFAATRACQIDPNKAGQSPVAPGDPYSHKGGCATAPAASSDSNEQHTNHFVVSDKWGNVVSYTNTIEQLAGSGITVSGRGFLLNNELTDFNFTPTQGTAADPNLPAGGKRPRSSMSPTIVLKDGKPVLAVGSPGGATIITTVLQVLVNRLDLGMSLPDAIAAPRASQRNAKTSDAEPAFLALPTTKGLEALGQSFSQVSSIGVAAGLEFKPGGKILAAGEPVRRGGTSAMVISSHR; this is translated from the coding sequence ATGCGTAGACGTCGAACACTCACCGTGTTGCTGGCCGTGGGGGTTGCCGCGGGGGTCGCGGTGCCCGCGGCCGAGGCCCAGCCCCAGCAAGGGGGCAAGCAGCCGGTCGCCGAGGGGTACGGCGGGGCGGTTGTCTCGGACACCGTCGAGTCCACGCAGGCGGGCATCGACGTCCTGCGTAAAGGCGGCACGGCGGCCGACGCCGCGGTCGCGGTGGCGTCGACGCTCGGGGTGACCGATCCGTACGTCGCCGGGCCCGGTGGTGGCGGTTACTTCGTCTACTACGACGCCAAGACCAAGCGCGTCTCGACCATCGACGGCCGCGAGACCACGCCGACCGCCGACGGGTCCGACATGTTCGTCGACCCGGCCACCGGCAAGGCCTACGACTTCGAGACCGCCGTCGAGAGCGGCCGGTCCGTCGGCGTACCCGGCATGCTCGCCACGTGGCAGCGCGCGCTGCAGCGCTGGGGCAAGTTCAGCCTCGCCGACAACCTCAAGCCCGCCGTGCAGGTCGCCGACCGCGGTTTCGTCGTGAACCAGGAGTTCGCCAGCGAGACGGCCTCGCTCAAGGACAAGCTGTCGCACTTCGCGCCCAGCGCGAAGCTGTTCCTGCCGGGCGGTGAGGCGCCGAAGGTCGGCTCCGTGTTCCGAAACCCGGACCTCGCCGACACCTATCGCCAGATCAGCCGCCAGGGCATCGGCGCGTTCTACGGTGGTTCCGTCGGCCGCGACCTCGTGAAGACCGTGCAGAACCCGCCGGTCGCCAAGGGCGCGCCGATCAAGCCGATGTCCGGCCCGATGCAGCTGTCGGACCTGCGCGCCTACCGCGCGCTCGACGGTTCGCCGACGCGCGTGAACTACCGCGGCTACGACGTCTACGGCATGGCCCCGTCGTCCAGCGGCGGCATCACCGTCGGGGAGTCGCTGAACATCCTGGGCAACTACAACCTGTCCAAGATGGACCGCACGCAGGCGCTGCACCACTACCTGGAGGCCAGCCGCCTCGCGTTCGCCGACCGCAACCGCTACATCGGCGACTCCCGGTACGTGAAGGTCCCGCAGCAGCAGCTCCTGTCGAAGCAGTTCGCGGCCACTCGCGCGTGCCAGATCGACCCGAACAAGGCCGGTCAGAGCCCCGTCGCGCCCGGCGACCCGTACTCCCACAAGGGCGGCTGCGCCACCGCGCCCGCCGCTTCGTCCGACAGCAACGAGCAGCACACGAACCACTTCGTCGTCAGCGACAAGTGGGGCAACGTCGTCTCCTACACCAACACGATCGAGCAGCTCGCCGGCAGCGGCATCACGGTCTCCGGTCGCGGCTTCCTGCTCAACAACGAGCTCACGGACTTCAACTTCACCCCCACCCAGGGCACCGCGGCCGACCCGAACCTGCCGGCCGGCGGCAAGCGCCCGCGCTCCAGCATGTCCCCGACGATCGTGCTCAAGGACGGCAAGCCCGTGCTCGCCGTCGGTTCCCCGGGCGGCGCCACGATCATCACGACCGTGCTGCAAGTCCTGGTCAACCGCCTCGACCTGGGCATGAGCCTGCCGGACGCGATCGCCGCGCCGCGTGCGTCGCAGCGCAACGCGAAGACGTCCGACGCGGAGCCGGCGTTCCTCGCGTTGCCCACCACGAAGGGGCTCGAAGCGCTGGGGCAGAGCTTCAGCCAGGTCAGTTCCATCGGTGTCGCGGCCGGGCTGGAGTTCAAGCCCGGTGGGAAGATCCTGGCGGCCGGTGAACCCGTCCGCCGGGGTGGCACCTCGGCGATGGTGATCTCTTCGCACCGCTGA
- a CDS encoding sensor domain-containing protein: MVTVSAARRRHPPLGRALAFLLLNLPLGIVSFVLITVLLSAGAGTLVVWLGVPLLGLLVLLARGAGRMERARVFSLLDTYVDSPYLPLPPTGQRARWTTRLKDGATWRDLSYFFLLFPIGLVEFVLVVTFWATSLGLVALPIYYRFLPEGAWYLPGYDVRWLTVDSTVSALPWAALGVLFVALSVALTRGLAALHGGLAVALLRPTVSQRRCMERSWQELDETSTVTG, from the coding sequence ATGGTCACCGTGTCCGCCGCGAGGAGGCGCCACCCGCCGTTGGGTCGGGCGCTGGCGTTTCTGCTGCTCAACCTGCCCCTGGGCATCGTCTCGTTCGTCCTCATCACGGTGCTGCTCTCGGCCGGCGCCGGGACGCTCGTCGTGTGGCTGGGGGTGCCGCTGCTGGGGCTGCTCGTCCTCCTGGCCCGCGGGGCGGGGCGGATGGAGCGCGCGCGGGTGTTTTCGCTGCTCGACACATACGTGGACAGCCCGTATCTGCCGTTGCCACCCACCGGGCAGCGCGCTCGCTGGACCACGCGGCTGAAAGACGGCGCCACGTGGCGCGACCTGTCGTACTTCTTCCTGCTCTTCCCGATCGGTCTCGTCGAGTTCGTGCTGGTCGTGACGTTCTGGGCGACGAGCCTGGGCCTGGTCGCGCTGCCGATCTACTACCGCTTCCTGCCCGAGGGCGCCTGGTACTTGCCGGGATACGATGTGCGGTGGCTCACCGTCGACTCGACGGTGAGCGCGCTGCCCTGGGCGGCGCTGGGGGTGCTGTTCGTCGCCCTGTCCGTGGCGCTGACCAGGGGCCTGGCGGCGCTGCACGGCGGGCTCGCCGTGGCTCTGCTGCGGCCGACCGTGTCCCAGCGCCGTTGCATGGAGCGCTCGTGGCAGGAACTCGACGAGACGAGCACGGTGACCGGATGA
- a CDS encoding sensor histidine kinase, protein MTTEQQLPEHPRPNPARTIVYMITSFVFRLVQFVLIVVGATVGVGTVVVWVGFPILLATTAFVRWSGDAERRWARTMLRTPLTKVERLPLEGQSLTRRWLTRLTDPTTWRDLAYLMIAFPLAIAELPVAIASIVLLPMAIWVTPWLGWLHGNLALSLLGPNRTKKLEAKAEHLQASRARGVDAAEAERRRIERDLHDGAQQRLVAVAMSLGRAKSKFDNDPAAVRDLIDEAHADAKLAVSELRDLARGIYPAVLGDRGLDAALSAQAAKSPIPVDVSVNVEPRPPAAVETTAYFIVGETLTNIAKHSGATEAIVKVWRSETHVIVEITDNGHGGAEVRPGGGLAGLADRAATIDGVITVVSPVGGPTVIRADLPCQW, encoded by the coding sequence ATGACCACGGAGCAGCAGCTGCCGGAGCATCCCCGGCCGAATCCCGCGCGCACGATCGTCTACATGATCACGAGTTTCGTGTTCCGCCTGGTCCAGTTCGTGCTCATCGTGGTGGGCGCGACGGTGGGCGTCGGCACGGTCGTGGTCTGGGTCGGGTTCCCGATCCTGCTCGCGACCACGGCGTTCGTCCGCTGGTCGGGTGACGCCGAGCGCCGGTGGGCGCGCACGATGCTGCGGACGCCGCTCACGAAGGTCGAGCGGCTGCCGCTCGAGGGCCAGTCGCTGACGCGCCGCTGGCTCACCCGCCTCACCGACCCGACGACGTGGCGTGACCTCGCGTACCTGATGATCGCGTTTCCGCTGGCCATCGCGGAGCTGCCGGTGGCGATCGCGTCGATCGTGCTGCTGCCGATGGCGATCTGGGTGACGCCGTGGCTCGGCTGGCTCCACGGCAACCTCGCCCTGTCGCTCCTGGGCCCGAACCGCACGAAGAAGCTCGAAGCGAAGGCCGAGCACCTGCAGGCGTCGCGGGCCCGTGGTGTCGACGCGGCGGAGGCCGAGCGCCGGCGCATCGAGCGCGATCTGCACGACGGCGCCCAGCAGCGGCTCGTCGCCGTCGCCATGAGCCTCGGGCGCGCGAAGTCGAAGTTCGACAACGACCCCGCCGCCGTGCGCGACCTCATCGACGAGGCCCACGCCGACGCCAAGCTCGCCGTCTCCGAGCTGCGCGACCTCGCGCGCGGCATCTACCCCGCCGTCCTCGGCGACCGCGGCCTCGACGCCGCGCTTTCGGCCCAGGCCGCGAAGTCGCCGATCCCGGTCGACGTGAGCGTGAACGTCGAGCCCCGCCCGCCGGCCGCGGTGGAGACCACGGCGTACTTCATCGTCGGCGAGACGCTCACCAACATCGCCAAGCACTCCGGCGCCACCGAGGCGATCGTGAAGGTGTGGCGCAGCGAGACGCACGTGATCGTCGAGATCACCGACAACGGGCACGGCGGCGCCGAGGTGCGTCCGGGCGGCGGCCTCGCCGGCCTGGCCGACCGCGCCGCGACCATCGACGGCGTGATCACCGTGGTCAGCCCCGTCGGCGGACCGACCGTGATCCGGGCGGACCTGCCGTGCCAATGGTGA
- a CDS encoding response regulator transcription factor produces MRVVIAEDAVLLRAGVTRLLADEGIETVAAVDNGDDLLGAVTEHRPDLAIVDVRMPPTFTDEGLRAALAARAAVPGLPVLVLSQYVEESYAVELLSGGAGGVGYLLKERVADVADFLDAVRRVANGGTAIDPDVIAQLMARGRRNPLDALTARESEVLGLMAQGLSNTAIANRLVVSHGAVEKHIGNIFSKLGLEASSEEHRRVRAVLTYLGR; encoded by the coding sequence ATGCGAGTAGTGATCGCCGAAGATGCCGTGCTGCTGCGGGCGGGGGTCACGCGCCTGCTCGCCGACGAGGGCATCGAGACCGTCGCCGCCGTCGACAACGGTGACGACCTGCTCGGCGCCGTCACCGAACACCGGCCCGACCTCGCGATCGTCGACGTGCGCATGCCACCGACGTTCACCGACGAAGGCCTGCGCGCCGCCCTCGCCGCGCGCGCCGCCGTGCCCGGCCTGCCCGTGCTGGTGCTTTCGCAGTACGTGGAGGAGAGCTACGCGGTGGAGCTGCTCTCCGGCGGCGCAGGCGGGGTCGGTTACCTGCTCAAGGAACGCGTCGCCGATGTCGCCGACTTCCTCGACGCCGTGCGCCGCGTCGCCAATGGCGGCACGGCGATCGACCCGGACGTGATCGCGCAGCTGATGGCCCGCGGGCGCCGCAACCCGCTCGACGCGCTGACCGCGCGCGAATCGGAAGTGCTGGGCCTGATGGCGCAAGGGTTGTCGAACACGGCGATCGCCAACCGGCTCGTGGTGTCGCACGGTGCCGTCGAAAAGCACATCGGCAACATCTTCTCCAAGCTCGGTCTCGAAGCCAGCTCGGAAGAACACCGGCGCGTACGAGCGGTCCTGACGTACCTGGGCCGCTGA
- a CDS encoding acyltransferase family protein, with protein MTTSLLRVSTPVASGGRDKFLDVVRAGAILAVITQHWVMPVLSYSQGTLATGNALATPGWWVVTWLSQVMPLVFFAGAAANLISLRRAESSRAWLAARVRRLLVPVLPLLAVWLVVPDLLQGMGIPAQPLQVASSIAAQLLWFLSVYLLTVLLTPLMVAAHRRWGLWVPLVMAVAGALVDVARFADLGLIGYVNAVFVWVAVHQLGFAYVEGRLGELTRRGALALSAAGFGVTALLVAFGPYPASMIGMPGAPVSNMSPPTVLLLFLAVGQLGLLLAFRPQLNALAARPGVGSALSWIGARFMSVYLWHMPALIVVSGVTVLGLGYATPAPGSVLWLVMAPAWFALCAAVLLVLLRLFSRFETQRDDVVITARTPQLVLAGLLASGGLLGLAAHGFQPLSEGFAHGPIPWVVLFAAGFALAGRRLSLTPLLGRAVAITEAAKVKR; from the coding sequence ATGACGACGAGCCTGCTGCGGGTCAGCACACCGGTCGCTTCCGGCGGCCGCGACAAGTTCCTCGACGTGGTCCGGGCAGGCGCGATCCTGGCCGTGATCACGCAGCACTGGGTGATGCCGGTGCTCTCCTACTCCCAAGGCACGCTGGCGACGGGCAACGCGCTCGCGACGCCCGGCTGGTGGGTCGTGACGTGGCTTTCGCAAGTGATGCCACTGGTGTTCTTCGCCGGCGCCGCGGCGAACCTGATCTCCTTGCGCCGCGCGGAATCCTCCCGCGCGTGGCTCGCCGCGCGCGTCCGGAGGCTGCTGGTGCCGGTGCTTCCGCTGCTGGCCGTTTGGCTCGTGGTGCCGGATCTGCTGCAGGGCATGGGAATTCCGGCGCAGCCGCTGCAGGTGGCGAGCTCGATCGCCGCGCAGCTGCTGTGGTTCCTGTCCGTCTACCTGCTCACGGTGCTGCTCACGCCGCTGATGGTCGCGGCGCACCGCCGCTGGGGCCTGTGGGTGCCGCTGGTGATGGCCGTGGCGGGCGCGCTCGTCGACGTCGCGCGGTTCGCCGACCTCGGTCTGATCGGCTACGTCAACGCGGTGTTCGTGTGGGTGGCCGTGCACCAGCTCGGTTTCGCTTACGTGGAAGGCCGGCTGGGCGAGCTGACCCGGCGCGGCGCGCTCGCGTTGTCCGCCGCCGGGTTCGGGGTCACGGCGCTGCTGGTCGCGTTCGGTCCCTACCCGGCCAGCATGATCGGCATGCCGGGCGCCCCGGTGTCGAACATGAGCCCGCCCACCGTGTTGCTGCTGTTCCTGGCCGTGGGTCAGCTCGGTCTGCTGCTCGCGTTCCGCCCTCAGCTCAACGCGCTGGCCGCGCGGCCGGGCGTCGGCAGCGCGCTGAGCTGGATCGGCGCGCGGTTCATGAGCGTGTACCTCTGGCACATGCCGGCCCTGATCGTGGTCTCCGGCGTGACGGTGCTCGGCCTCGGTTACGCGACTCCGGCGCCCGGTTCGGTGCTGTGGCTCGTGATGGCGCCCGCGTGGTTCGCGCTGTGTGCGGCCGTGCTGCTGGTGCTGCTGCGGCTGTTCTCCCGCTTCGAGACGCAGCGCGACGACGTGGTGATCACCGCGCGGACGCCGCAGCTCGTGCTGGCCGGGCTGCTCGCGTCCGGCGGCCTGCTCGGGCTCGCCGCGCACGGCTTCCAGCCGCTGAGCGAAGGCTTCGCCCACGGCCCGATCCCCTGGGTCGTGCTCTTCGCCGCCGGGTTCGCGCTGGCCGGCCGCCGGCTGTCGCTGACGCCGCTGCTCGGCCGGGCCGTCGCGATCACGGAGGCGGCGAAGGTCAAACGCTGA